From the Mytilus trossulus isolate FHL-02 unplaced genomic scaffold, PNRI_Mtr1.1.1.hap1 h1tg000085l___fragment_1__unscaffolded, whole genome shotgun sequence genome, one window contains:
- the LOC134699853 gene encoding protocadherin Fat 4-like, with the protein MTNGSGVGYVSVNESTGILSFSLDYDSDQSSMPSEININIDIEDNGGLTDTCFVTIYIHDINDNAPVFSSTAYVFTVNSNTPFGSSIGSTVATDIDEGSNSMISYRIDPTSSLNSSFIVSNDGLIVSLTSFSTLPANSILTFKVIAEDGGLPSLSAEVPVTVIVASPNSTQPTTQQTNVSYQNNLMASATETGNPQNFTNTTEWTILVAVSAVGAVLLLILLACQFHQCRNRSDDQKYQEVPKKQQTPKPLPKLHRVKSSSMRDNDFWNQGAEGNEHPPVRRAMSQKMLSLTGLSNGHSRVSNLRTVTEDYDDMPRIVKTTGVREIPGFRGLTSERTSLRF; encoded by the exons ATGACCAATGGAAGTGGAGTAGGATATGTTTCAGTGAATGAGTCAACTGGAATTCTTTCCTTTTCTTTAGATTATGATTCCGACCAATCGAGTATGCCATCtgaaatcaatataaatatagatattgaAGACAATGGCGGCTTAACCGACACGTGTTTTGTAACTATATACATACACGATATAAATGACAACGCCCCAGTGTTCAGTAGTACTGCATATGTGTTTACAGTCAATTCGAATACGCCTTTCGGTTCTTCCATTGGGAGTACAGTTGCAACAGACATTGATGAAGGAAGTAACTCAATGATTTCGTATCGAATAGATCCGACCTCATCACTAAATAGTTCTTTTATTGTCTCTAACGATGGATTAATTGTATCACTGACCTCGTTTTCAACGTTGCCTGCCAAttctattttaacttttaaagtcaTTGCTGAGGATGGCGGTTTACCGAGTCTCTCAGCAGAAGTTCCGGTGACAGTTATTGTAGCAAGTCCAAATTCAACACAGCCAACAACGCAGCAAACAAATGTTTCgtatcaaaataatttgatgGCTAGTGCAACTGAAACAGGGAATCCTCAAAACTTTACAAATACAACAGAATGGACCATTCTTGTTGCTGTTTCTGCTGTTGGTGCAGTATTGTTATTGATCTTACTTGCTTGTCAATTTCACCAGTGTCGGAATCGGTCTGATGACCAAAAATACCAGGAAGTCCCTAAAAAACAACA AACGCCAAAACCACTTCCAAAATTACACAGGGTGAAATCATCTTCGATGAGAGACAATGATTTTTGGAATCAAG GCGCTGAAGGAAACGAACATCCGCCTGTTAGAAGAGCAATGTCACAAAAGATGTTATCACTTACTGGTTTAAGTAACGGACATTCAAGGGTGTCTAATCTGAGGACGGTTACGGAAGACTACGATGATATGCCACGGATCGTAAAGACGACTGGAGTGCGCGAAATTCCTGGGTTTAGAGGTCTTACTTCAGAAAGAACTAGTCTTCGCTTTTAA